In Panacibacter ginsenosidivorans, the following proteins share a genomic window:
- a CDS encoding PVC-type heme-binding CxxCH protein, whose amino-acid sequence MRTFLTALSLSVLLFSCSRSTETSAGGLSPQDALKTFQLPEGYKIELVAAEPLISDPVAMEVDEQGNMYIVELHGYPLDTAGSGVIKLLVDTNGDGMPDKSTVFADHLKLPTGIMRWKNGFMVVDVPDVLYLEDTDHDGKADIRKVMLTGVALTNPQHIANTPIFGLDNWIYLAHMGSITPKVSMMFSDSGHIVRYADDTTAPQLPRNADGRNIRFNPDTYTLEMCSGETQYGHTFDNWGHHFCVENADHIFVEAIAAKYLQQNPDLLISDASDYISDHGDASKVFPITTNPENQLLTDVGVITSACGITWYNGGLFPDSFNNVSLTCEPQSNIIHADKVTQKGASFNAARVYEDKEFLASTDAWFRPVMMYVGPDGALYVMDYYRQIIEHPEWLSDSVINSGALYNGHDKGRIYRVTPANAAKMNWCSKLNLAGASTEQLVQYLTSGNIWWRRNAQRLLMDRKDPQTAALLLKLIDTTKSATAIVHALWSLEGMHIIDIATLNMQLHNPVAGVRENAVKIAELHLKEVPQLEKELLALQDDTDAKVRYQMLCTLGDIHDAPAESAKQKILMKDIDDKWLQVAALAAAHGKEYDLLKNSIAAISLKPSDGKALFFANCAGVIGLSQRIDDIKNVIALATKNNTSTADWWQSACLKGLSTALPVKGLPSTNFEAERSLLLSKFDVGTTPLLRTAAIELLMLLGAPQNNSWAAAIAQAKAVAADGSANINYRKDAVRLLSLDKEAGNAVLFDQIISNVANDETLIQTAIKAFNNVSPDSCSNCIVRNWKSLGYNARETAMQAFLSSTGNTKILLSAIQQKQILPTAISWPHMVDLMNNDDAFIRNRSRDLLAAGISSREETIKKYQTALTLKADTSKGLLVFKTICATCHNINGRYGHSFGPDLGTVRNRDAGSIMTDILNPNRSIATTYDLWIVTKKNGEKFSGIISAQTPASVTLNNIGGLQTTVARSDIRSMEISQTSAMPIGLETSINQQQMSDLLGFIKNSR is encoded by the coding sequence AATTACTGGTTGATACAAACGGAGATGGCATGCCCGATAAAAGCACAGTGTTTGCTGATCACTTGAAATTACCAACAGGCATCATGCGCTGGAAAAATGGTTTTATGGTAGTGGATGTTCCGGATGTATTGTATTTGGAAGATACAGACCATGATGGCAAAGCAGATATAAGAAAAGTGATGCTTACAGGGGTAGCACTAACGAATCCGCAACACATTGCCAATACACCAATATTTGGTTTGGATAACTGGATCTACCTGGCGCATATGGGTAGCATTACACCCAAAGTTTCCATGATGTTCAGCGACAGCGGGCATATTGTAAGATATGCCGATGATACCACTGCGCCACAACTGCCGCGCAATGCAGATGGAAGGAATATCCGTTTCAACCCCGATACGTATACTTTGGAAATGTGTTCAGGCGAAACGCAGTATGGGCATACGTTTGACAATTGGGGACACCACTTCTGTGTAGAAAATGCTGACCATATTTTTGTGGAAGCCATCGCTGCAAAATACCTGCAGCAAAATCCGGATCTTTTAATAAGCGATGCGTCAGATTATATCAGCGATCATGGAGATGCGAGCAAGGTTTTTCCGATAACTACCAACCCCGAAAACCAACTGCTTACAGATGTTGGCGTTATTACTTCAGCATGTGGTATTACCTGGTACAACGGTGGTTTATTTCCTGACAGTTTTAATAATGTTTCTCTCACCTGCGAACCGCAGAGCAACATCATTCATGCAGACAAGGTAACACAGAAAGGTGCATCTTTTAATGCAGCGAGAGTATATGAAGACAAAGAATTTCTTGCATCCACTGATGCATGGTTCAGACCGGTGATGATGTATGTTGGTCCCGATGGTGCCTTGTATGTGATGGATTACTACCGGCAGATCATTGAACACCCCGAGTGGCTGAGCGACAGTGTGATCAATTCCGGCGCTTTGTATAATGGGCATGATAAAGGAAGAATATACCGGGTAACTCCTGCCAATGCAGCAAAGATGAACTGGTGCAGCAAATTGAATTTAGCAGGCGCTTCAACAGAACAACTGGTTCAATATTTAACAAGCGGCAATATTTGGTGGCGGCGCAATGCACAGCGTTTATTAATGGACAGGAAAGATCCGCAAACTGCAGCATTATTATTAAAGCTGATCGATACAACAAAATCTGCCACGGCGATCGTACATGCATTGTGGTCGCTGGAAGGCATGCATATCATTGATATTGCAACACTGAACATGCAGCTGCATAATCCTGTTGCGGGTGTAAGAGAGAATGCTGTTAAGATAGCCGAACTGCATTTGAAGGAAGTGCCTCAATTAGAAAAAGAACTGCTGGCATTACAGGATGACACTGATGCAAAAGTGCGTTACCAGATGCTCTGCACATTAGGAGACATTCATGATGCACCGGCAGAATCTGCCAAACAAAAAATACTGATGAAAGATATTGATGACAAATGGTTGCAGGTTGCTGCACTGGCTGCGGCACATGGCAAAGAATATGATTTGCTGAAAAATAGTATCGCAGCTATTTCTTTAAAACCATCAGATGGAAAAGCATTGTTCTTCGCTAATTGTGCAGGTGTTATTGGCTTGTCGCAAAGGATCGATGATATAAAAAATGTAATAGCTCTTGCAACAAAAAATAATACAAGCACTGCTGATTGGTGGCAAAGTGCCTGTTTGAAAGGATTATCAACTGCGCTCCCGGTAAAAGGATTACCCAGTACAAATTTTGAAGCAGAAAGATCGTTGCTGCTTTCAAAGTTTGATGTTGGTACTACGCCATTGTTAAGAACAGCTGCCATAGAATTATTAATGCTGTTAGGCGCACCACAAAATAATTCATGGGCTGCTGCAATTGCGCAGGCAAAAGCTGTTGCGGCAGATGGCAGTGCCAATATTAATTATCGCAAAGACGCGGTACGCCTTTTATCGCTTGATAAAGAAGCGGGCAATGCTGTCTTGTTCGATCAAATAATCAGTAATGTAGCCAATGATGAAACGCTCATTCAAACGGCAATTAAGGCATTTAATAATGTCTCGCCAGATTCCTGCAGCAATTGTATTGTCCGCAATTGGAAATCGCTCGGGTATAATGCAAGGGAAACGGCTATGCAGGCGTTTTTGTCTTCAACCGGTAATACAAAGATTTTGCTGAGTGCAATACAACAAAAGCAGATCTTACCCACGGCTATCAGTTGGCCACATATGGTTGACCTTATGAATAATGATGATGCGTTTATACGCAACCGCTCCAGGGATTTGCTTGCAGCAGGTATAAGCAGCAGGGAAGAAACGATAAAGAAGTATCAAACCGCACTTACACTTAAAGCTGATACGTCGAAAGGCTTGCTGGTGTTCAAAACTATTTGCGCAACATGCCACAATATAAACGGAAGATATGGACATTCATTCGGGCCGGATCTTGGCACCGTGCGCAACCGGGATGCCGGCAGTATTATGACCGATATACTAAACCCAAATCGTTCCATTGCTACAACGTATGATCTGTGGATCGTTACAAAAAAGAATGGTGAAAAATTTAGTGGCATCATATCTGCCCAAACTCCTGCAAGTGTTACATTAAACAATATTGGCGGGCTGCAAACAACTGTTGCCAGAAGTGATATCAGATCAATGGAAATATCACAAACATCTGCAATGCCTATTGGGCTGGAAACATCAATCAATCAACAACAAATGTCAGACCTGCTAGGTTTTATTAAGAACAGCAGGTAA
- a CDS encoding helix-turn-helix domain-containing protein — protein sequence MVNFYEKVLQQPDYYRQFVCNKSLITAFNCPMEARLMKTRYADLWTEYNYLFYVIGGRKIWHTAKGVYDIQKDSCVFVRKGAFILEQLLDEGFCVVLFFIPDEFICNTLQSKTKKISSYKRHYEPLMLLNTSDTLVGFFLSMSAYFAEVKEPDPALLELKFKELILTLADDTSNTELLSYFCSLMHEPQSVSLQRIMDENYCFNLKMEEYASLCNRSLSTFKRDFEKIYNTTPGKWLTERRLEHAKRLLSNMHKTVSEAAFESGFENTSHFSRAFKEKFGISPAAVK from the coding sequence ATGGTTAACTTTTATGAAAAAGTATTGCAGCAGCCGGATTATTACAGACAATTTGTTTGTAATAAAAGTCTTATAACTGCATTTAACTGCCCTATGGAAGCAAGGCTTATGAAAACCCGCTACGCCGACCTGTGGACGGAATACAATTACCTTTTTTATGTAATAGGCGGAAGAAAAATATGGCATACTGCCAAGGGTGTATATGATATACAAAAAGATAGTTGTGTGTTTGTAAGAAAAGGTGCATTCATATTGGAGCAATTACTTGATGAAGGTTTTTGCGTTGTACTCTTTTTTATTCCCGACGAATTCATATGCAATACCCTGCAATCAAAAACAAAAAAAATATCGAGTTACAAGCGGCATTATGAACCATTGATGTTGTTAAACACCAGTGATACGCTGGTTGGTTTCTTTCTTTCTATGAGTGCCTATTTTGCTGAAGTAAAAGAACCCGATCCCGCTTTGCTTGAATTAAAATTTAAAGAGCTGATACTTACACTTGCAGATGATACCAGTAATACAGAATTGCTCTCTTATTTCTGTTCTTTAATGCATGAGCCGCAGTCAGTATCACTGCAGCGCATCATGGATGAAAATTATTGTTTCAATCTTAAAATGGAAGAGTACGCCAGTTTATGTAACCGTAGTCTTTCCACTTTTAAAAGAGACTTTGAAAAAATATACAATACCACACCCGGTAAATGGTTAACAGAAAGAAGACTGGAACATGCAAAGCGTTTACTAAGCAATATGCATAAAACAGTTAGCGAAGCCGCGTTTGAAAGCGGCTTTGAAAATACCTCACATTTCAGCCGCGCATTTAAAGAAAAGTTTGGTATTTCACCGGCGGCTGTTAAATAA
- a CDS encoding class I SAM-dependent methyltransferase, giving the protein MNPNKALWEKGDFTKVAETMRESGEALVSKLGITKGISVLDLGCGDGTTALPEAQLGASVLGVDIAGNLVAAGNERVKAAGITNCSFIEGDAMDLHELNDATFDVVVSIFGAMFAPRPMDVAKEMVRVAKPGGRIIMGNWIPGDPTMVAQILKISSAYTPPPPEGFISPMLWGVESHVTERFTNAGIPKENISFEKDTFNFKASFSPVEFLNRFRLYYGPTMNAFEAAEKNGKAEALQQELETLFISQNQSADNNTTLIPATYLRVAVVK; this is encoded by the coding sequence ATGAATCCAAACAAAGCACTTTGGGAAAAGGGCGACTTTACAAAGGTTGCGGAAACTATGCGTGAAAGCGGCGAAGCACTTGTTTCAAAACTTGGTATCACCAAAGGAATTTCCGTACTCGATCTTGGTTGCGGGGATGGCACCACCGCATTACCTGAAGCACAACTCGGCGCCAGTGTACTGGGCGTAGACATAGCAGGCAATCTTGTTGCTGCAGGTAATGAACGTGTAAAAGCAGCAGGTATTACCAACTGCAGTTTTATAGAAGGAGACGCAATGGATCTGCACGAATTGAATGACGCAACTTTTGATGTAGTGGTAAGTATTTTCGGGGCTATGTTTGCACCACGCCCTATGGATGTAGCGAAAGAAATGGTACGTGTAGCAAAGCCCGGCGGTCGTATTATTATGGGTAACTGGATACCGGGTGATCCAACGATGGTGGCTCAAATATTAAAGATCAGTTCTGCTTACACACCACCGCCACCTGAAGGATTTATAAGCCCTATGCTATGGGGAGTAGAAAGCCATGTAACCGAAAGGTTTACCAATGCGGGCATACCAAAAGAAAATATCTCTTTTGAAAAAGACACATTCAACTTCAAAGCATCATTCTCACCGGTAGAATTTTTAAACAGGTTCAGACTGTACTATGGTCCTACCATGAATGCTTTTGAAGCAGCAGAAAAGAATGGCAAAGCAGAAGCGTTGCAGCAGGAATTGGAAACGTTGTTTATCAGCCAGAATCAAAGTGCAGATAATAACACTACACTTATACCCGCCACTTATTTAAGGGTAGCAGTAGTAAAATAA